The Pleuronectes platessa chromosome 10, fPlePla1.1, whole genome shotgun sequence genome contains a region encoding:
- the LOC128449176 gene encoding sialic acid-binding Ig-like lectin 14, whose product MFVLIWATLLFSVRVSDAETGSSVWGKQSCPLTDYCITLVEGEITAEAGLCVVIPCSFTVPENIKFLHIVWLKCESTKQRCDYGDRIFNSNTSSDQVQSEFKGRVSLLESDVSKKNCSIIVNDLKESDSGTYQLRVEASPRRGSYKFSQRATVSVKGLSQRPTVMIPPLTEGQPTTLTCTAPGLCSGSEPTFTWRWRGRGESDTDLTGNITAFKTENVAEFAKRRSSTLSFSPSAEHHGTNITCTVLFQGQVSTEETATLSVSCE is encoded by the exons atgtttgttctcatctgggcgactctgcttttctctgtgagagTCAGTGATGCTGAGACAg GTTCTTCAGTGTGggggaaacaaagttgtccgTTGACAGATTACTGTATCACTCTAGTTGAAGGAGAAATAACAGCGGAGGCCGGACTCTGTGTCGTGATACCATGCTCCTTCACTGTTCCTGAGAATATCAAATTCTTACATATAGTTTGGTTGAAATGTGAATCGACCAAACAGAGATGTGATTATGGAGACAGGATTTTTAACAGTAACACCTCCAGCGATCAGGTTCAGTCGGAGTTTAAAGGACGAGTGTCACTGCTGGAGTCTGATGTGAGcaagaaaaactgcagcatcatCGTCAATGACCTGAAGGAGTCGGACTCTGGAACATATCAACTCAGAGTTGAAGCTTCACCGAGGAGAGGTTCATATAAATTCTCCCAAAGAGCAACTGTCTCTGTTAAAG GTCTGAGTCAGAGGCCCACAGTGATGATTCCACCTCTTACTGAAGGACAGCCGACCACACTGACCTGCACTGCTCCTGGTCTCTGCTCTGGATCTGAACCTACATTCACCTGGAggtggcgaggaagaggagagagcgacACTGACCTCACAGGAAACATCACGGCCTTCAAAACTGAGAATGTGGCTGAGTTCGCTAAGAGACGCAGCTCGACTCTGTCCTTCTCcccttcagctgaacatcacggAACCAACATCACCTGCACGGTCCTCTTCCAAGGACAagtgagcacagaggagacggcGACTCTGAGTGTGAGCTGTGAGTAG